taaagccattgcatgctaaatgtgaagcttgttgatgatgcttgtaatgaaggattgactactcttgaaatttctttttagtattcttgagtaggacattgaattctttgtttaaccatgaccaaagttaaaagggtatggttgtgatgtattcggccatggtgcattcatgagcatgatttatgcttgttacttgattggtaaaaatttgtgtttggatgggtatgaaccccttgagattcggccttgcacctatatgtgtgtatatgtttgcacatgatgttttggttatgaagtgagtgataaaaatgtttgtttaaagaagaaaatgttgaagaatggttgtgaaattgcaagtacattcggcctagtacacatatgatgtgaaaatcttggaatttattgttgatttggtgcaagaatgactaagtataatcggccatatgagtgcttgatgctatattataagtattgagctacaatatgtaaagcattaactagtaaaatgtgtgccattcatgtgtggtgttaaacatgtaattggcctcaacatcaacatgcataatcggccatgaatgagtgcctaagaggttgtgttgttcgccatgagtaagcatgttgaaggctttgtgtgttgagtcgattcatgaattcgtacttatgtgactttaatgtctagtgaatatatgtgggctaagtgccttgagttcctcttttgatactcaaatgattgaatcaatttatttgctaaattaagctcaagagcaaaggggaccaaatccgataaagggaaggaaaaagtagtcgaatagccatcggaatcgttcgacaacatccgaggtaagttttcgagtatcgaaacttagattttgattcgattgaatgaagtaataagcaatcgaaattctgcccttatatatggccattgagccgaaatgatatttttgttaagtgaattgtgcataaaagttttgttgtgaaaatgaaacaaagatgtgtatgaatgttcgagtgatatccggctaagcccgaaggcaattgtgcgaagctatgatatcgggctaagcccaaggcaattgtgcgagctatgataccggctaagccgaaggcaattgtgcgagttgtgatatccgggttaagtcccgaagccatttgtgcgggttaccataaccgggctatgtcccgaaggtgttttgaacgagtagctatatccggataaactccaaaggtatgtgaattgaaatttataagctgctggaaaattttcagtcattgcacttgtgaaattcccaacaacaaggtatgttttgtgtgtgctttgcacactatgagtaaatgcgtacgaatattcgctctaatgataaatgagctatcggcattaactaggccgttatttgtgtatgaatataagagttgggattgtgaagtaagcatgtctttgagaaattgtgcatatgaattattgtttagctacttgaatgctatgctttggttgtgtgtatattatggctcgaaacttactaagcataaattgcttactccgtttctttgtttctctgtttatagattttgctcgttagcgatcggattcgggatcatagaagttgaagtcaaccacactatcaaagcccttttggtactcctttagttgagttttggatatggcatgtataggactacctcggttatttttaagtacttgtgatgtatatgtgtacggccatgcgaaaatggttcgtaaaagtggagtatggaatttgaccatatgtggtttgtaattatatttggtttcatgatgtgattatggtttggaatgagagggttggtcacatgatcagccattggaatggctaaatatgatcatatgtggaccttagtatgactagactatagttggtccatgggaactacaatataggtaaagcctaccttaaaaacagaggctgccagctgcagtgacgtggatgtgaaaaatcaccaaaatttataggaatggtgttaaatagtgaataaattatttgatcgaaccttgacgagtctattttcatatgaaagtaacgaaacgatcatatgaacagtataccgagagatattaaagttctcgtgagacagggccagaacggtttctgggtcccctgtcgcgactttgaaaatttaccataaattatccagaatgaattagaagtcatgccttatatgtgcagattcctttttgagtctagtttcattagaaacaaacggcatcagtatttaaaccctgtacagagagatattcaagttgaaacgtgcgaaggtcagtgtagtcgacccctgtaacatgggcgaatttaactaataaactgtaccaattggcccgaccaaaaattctagaaataaatccatggatggatatatgagtctaaattcatggaaaatttacggaatcagtttttgagttgtgaaactcgagatatgctttttaaggcgacagcgacgcagttttctagcttgcctgggaatgtcaaattggccggtgccataagtggttttggcttgttaacccctcgtgtccgacaccggaaatggtctcgggttcggggtgttacacgtatgGTCCACATGCTTATATGGGAGACCGTGTAACCCTAAACCTACACAGAGTTTACCCCGATTCACTTGGGAAAGAACACACACCTTTCATTAGGAGTGATTGAAATTTCTCACGTCTGATTCTAATCTATTTCACCTAAATTTGGTCATTCATACGACATTCACACGCAAATTATCAGTTGATTTCAAGATTTGACAAGATTAACAAAAGATTTGGCAAGAGCCGTAAATGATTGATTAATCGAATGTAAGATTAGTGTCAAATAGTAATATTATGAAAATTCAGAATCTAAACATCGGAAACGAGAGGTACTTACTGATTCTTGGAAAAGGTAGGGATGTTATTGACAGCAATTATAAAAATCGATAAAAAGAACAATCGACTGTAGTATGATTTGATTTGGGAAAACAAAGTAATTATCACAATCAGGATGAAAATATGATGTAaagaagaataaaataaatagagaatAAATAGAAATATGGAGAGCAAATTCTATTAGGATTTGAGAAGAGGCAATATGAAAATATAGTtaggaaaaaaagagaaaaaaaatggtaGAATTCTAATTCTATCGGAATTTTGAAAAGGGGCAAGATATGAATTCTAATTACGAAATAATTGGTTAAATTTTTAGGGTTTACATACCATAGGGACGTCATGTGTAATTTTCCTAAGTTTTGCtgaacttaaaattaaaatgaaagggGAAAGGAGGAGGAGGTTTGAACCTTGGCTTCAAGGAGTACTAATGCTTTAATCATTAAGTAATTACAAAATATAAATGGAAGGAAATGGCTAGTTCTTAACCATTGGACTATCACCTATTTGTTATTAAATCTTAACTTCTGATTGTATATATTTTGGATGTGGCTTTTACCCtatgtttgttaaaaagaaaaggAGATGAAATGGGAGGAAGCGAGCCTGAAATTGAGTTCACAAGGGAGGAAGCAAGCTTTTAACCATTAGGCCTAAGcctatttcttatttatttattactattaATCCCCTATATTTTGAGGCGTGACACTTTCAATATGCATGtggaaaacataaaaataaaataaaataaaataaaaattttaaaatatataaatgaataAAAAGTATCATTTTTTCATATCATGAATGAACCCAAATAAATTATTGTTTAAATACATCTAAATTTGGACACCTATTTGCCTAAATTCATTCCAGATGTATTTTTAGcaagtttatatattttaaattttttataaaatatcatattatttatattatttttttgaaattaaaaatatataaaattttaaaatatataaattaataaaaaaggtTTTTCATCAAGAATGAACGTAGACATAGGTTGTCTAGATTTAGATGCATCTGGACAACCATTTGTCTAGATTCATCATTGTCATGCTTTtagttattttatatatttacattttttcaggaatttttaaattttattaaaatttatatatttatatattttgcaAAATATTATaggattttatatattttaattgtatattttttcataaatttatattttatattttatatatgtttcaaaataataataacttaaaagatgatattttattaaaaataaaaatatataaaaaaacatttAGAATGTGTTTATAttacttttttaatttatatatttttaaaaaatatttttttaatttatgtttatgaTATGACAAAATAAAAAAGCTTCCGTGTGTCATTACCAATTTGATTATCAATGCTACGTGCACATAAATTAACAAGTGTGGAGGCAATGTGAGGAGTATAATATGCTAGAAACCACAGTTGAAATAATTTAAACATTTCGTGCGATTTGAAATTAGAGTAATAAGTAGTGAATAATGATGGACGATTAAACCTGATTCCACGGCCCTTAATGATGATTGCAAGAAAAATGGATTTTTGATGGACATAAAAGACTAAAGTTACCTTGATGGTGAAACAATTTGTCCTTCACTTTTCATCTTTTGATGTTAGAAAATATGAACGACAATAACCTCAATTTAGAGAGCAGTGTCGGTAGTGCATGGAAAGATTTGTTTTGGTTTTTGGTTTactttttcaaaagaaataataaataattatgaaGGTTAGCaatgaaatttaatatttttgagattttgtgtgtgtttttaacctttattataaatatagataataaaatatttttaaaatgtcaatatttaatatattaacaGTACATTTTTTAAACAATTCATAAGTTATAAATTTGTTTTGtatcttatttttaattttttactgtAAAAATTACCAATAAAATTAGGGTCGATAAATATATATAGGAGtctaataaaatattcaaaaatatatatatgacaaTTTTTAAGACTAGAATAAAAAAAGTACACTTCTATTGTATCAAATATTAACCCTTTTACTATATTTTATATACACTTGTCATCAActcaattttaattataaaaatttaataatatatcaaatatttttcgaattaaattttataaaaatttcacgaAACTAAAATGattaatgttatttttaataaataagttTATGGAATGCTTTGGTTTCAACAGTTTCACTAAGATGACATTTATATGAatttaatcttaaattttattaagttGTTGTGATACCAAAATATAAGAAGTTGAATAGTAGTAAACGCTTAAAAGATTCCGGTTAGCTAATAATTAAGATAAAGTAGTTGTGTCAAAAAAAGATAAAGTAGTCAACAGTTGCGTACACCAATGATTACTCACCTTTACGGAATAGGTTtatattaactttttttttatatcGATGCTGCAATATTTTCACTTATAATAACCCTTGTCTTTCGCTCCATTTCTCAAAATTTTCCAcatctttcttcctttttttttttttttcttaatttaccCACGCACCTACTTCAGCAGAGAAAAGACCTAAAAATGCCAATTCCATTCTCCCTCATCCTCCTCATCATGTTGCCTCTCCTGCAGGCTCCCACCTCCATTTTCTCCTCCCCACTTCAACACCCCGAGCATATAGTCCAACAAGTCAATGAGTGCGTATATTGAAGAGATTAGGGATGCAAATTCCCAAATTTATAATTACCTTTTAATAAAAAAATGCGTCTCATATTTTCTCCTTAACATATACGTAATGTTTGATATATGCAGGAGCATCATGAATGGTACCATAGCTAGGAGGAACCTGGGATTTCTGTCCTGTGGAACCGGCAACCCCATTGATGACTGCTGGCGGTGCGACCCTCAATGGGAAAAGAATCGTCAGAGGCTAGCTGATTGTGCCATTGGGTTCGGTAAACATGCCATTGGCGGCAAACATGGAAAAATATACGTTGTGACGGACCCCAGTGACCGTGACCCTATCAACCCCAAACCTGGGACTCTTAGGCATGCTGCTATCCAGGTCCAACCTTTATGGATCGTTTTTGCTCATGACATGGTGATTAAATTGAAGCAAGAATTGCTGATGAACTCCTTTAAGACCATCGACGGCCGAGGCGCCAACGTTCACATTGCCGGCGGACCATGCATTACTATACAGTACGTGAGCAATGTTATAATTCATGGGATTAGCATACATGATTGCAAGAGAGGAGGGAATGCTTATGTGAGGGACTCTCCTAGCCATTATGGTTGGAGAACTATATCGGACGGTGATGCGGTGTCGATATTTGGAGGCAGCCATGTTTGGGTGGACCACTGCTCGTTGTCAAATTGCACCGATGGGCTGGTCGATGCCATCCAAGGATCCACAGCCATCACCATTTCTAACAATTATATGACCCATCATAATAAGGTCATGCTCCTGGGCCATAGCGATTCTTACAAGCAGGACAAGAACATGCAAGTCACCATTGCCTTCAACCACTTTGGAGAACGGCTTGTGCAAAGAATGCCTAGGTAAGATAGAGTCGAATTAATATTAGCCTTAATCTAGTAAATTACTTTTTGGCTTTGGATAATAAATTGGGTTTCACATTTCAACTTGTATACAGATGCAGGCATGGGTACTTTCATGTGGTGAACAATGATTACACGCACTGGGAAATGTATGCAATTGGTGGTAGTGCTGATCCTACAATCAACAGCCAGGGCAATAGATTTGTTGCACCAGATAATGTGAACAGCAAAGAGGTTAGACTTGGGACAAATGGCTGATAGAGAATAGAAAATGATAATTAAGTAGGGTTTAACCCAAAGTTTATACATGCATGCTACAAATGAATTACAGGTGACAAAACATGAGGATGCGCCGCAAAGTAAATGGAAGGAATGGAATTGGAGGTCAGAAGGGGATCTGATGCTGAATGGAGCATTCTTCACTGCATCAGGCAAAGGAACCTCGTCTAGTTACGCCAAGGCGTCGAGCCTGGGTGCCAGACCATCCTCACTGGTGAACTCGCTCACGGCAGGAGCCGGTGCACTCGTTTGCAAGAAGGGGTCCCGTTGCTAGCTAGACATTCCAAGGGTAATAGTGGTGGGCTAATATTAGCAATAAAAAAGGATGGAAATTTACATATTGAATGTTCAATTGAATCAATGAAATGTGTCGTCATTGTACGTAAAAATTGTCTCCTTTTTAACGACTTACTGTAGTTTTGCTCTGTCTGTTGGTTCTCCTTCTTCACAGTTGCAAGCTTGGGGGTAAGAACTTGGTttccttaaaaataattttttgggtattttaaaagttaattaataCATTAAATATAAAAGCAGTAATTTGATTTGTAATTTTAATAAACCGAATAAAATTGCtattgtaaaaagaaaaaaaagaaaagaaaagaattgtcGCTCCATGCTACTAACTTACCTTTCGAGTTCGACCTAAACCAATTTACAAGACGCATAATGTTATAGCTACTGTGTCCGACAATTCCAGACATGCATCCAGACGCCATAAATGAGACCACCTGGCTCCGGTCACTACCATCTTAAATCTTAACCATACATAGCAAATGAGAGACGagtgtttgaatttttttatcgattttagtaattaaaattttttctaaataACATTTTTAACTAAAGTTAAAATTGCTATTGTTTACTAAATCTTTTCttgtagtttatatttttaatatggaATATATTGCATTTTGGTTTTCATTATAATCATATTTTTTTACATTCATATATTACTTCAAAGAGATAAATTACTCTAAAAAATTTATTCTGAATAAGAAtggcaattaatttttttttttgtaattttatttatctatatatattttaataaaatatttggaGCCATCCATTTCTGATCAAACTTTTACTATATCAAGAGTAAAACTTTTAGTACACCACCATCACTACTAAGCTTGAATTGAATAAATCTTTTTAACTTGCTTTTCCTTTATAATATTTGTCAattattttaagttaaaattttgttttaaatatatttttataagttttcataattttacttataattttaaagttagattatttttacaattttaaaaatcTCAAACTATTCCTTTTAAATTCAAAGTAGTGATGAACTGTTTTTAAACGTTCATCCAAACTTTCAATACAAtacattattttaataaattttaaatattttcaccatcattataaattttatgtatttataagatttgataaaagaattatttagaaaacccttattttcttttttattactAATACTTTTTTCTTTCAGAATTTTACtttcaataaaataattcaaacttAATTATAATATCAATCATAAAATTAatcttttacaaaattataatatattttaattgatatataaaatttaatctgTACATCgtcaaataaaaaaatagtatatattattattatattacaagGTCTCAAGTTCACAGTTGAAGTGGGCAGCCTAACTTTTCTACCACATCGATTATTCATATGTTAAATTAATTGATATTGTTTTAAAATGATGTGActagttaaaaataataattatcgtgcaaaaattatttaatcaattttttttagtCTAATTTTTTTTGATAAACATcactattatattttttatttaataaaaaaatattatgtcATTTATGAGAATCttttaatttacaaataaattaataaaataaaatgatacatACTTTATtcattttaagaaattaaaagttaattttaatcGCACATTAACTAGAAAACAGTCTCATAGCTCACACTTACCCCATAAATAAGTGTCAATTTCTTCATTATTTTCATAAACTCTTTAGAGTATCTTCATTTGAAGATATTCATAAGAGAGGGCATGTAAAACCCCGCTACTTGACCCGATCATTGGGTCCAAGCCACAAGATGTTACATTTGTTGCCGGAGCAACTACAATCATATATATTCAATTTCACTCCattaaatatttaagtaaaagtaACATGTGCATAATATGATATATAATCATTTTTGGGTCTTACACGAACTTACGAAAGCCCTTTTGCTAACCTGAGAGCGAaatagaactaaattgtaaagattttAATGTACCGAGTTGTTCTCACAACTTTGGTGGTTCCTCTCCGCGATGCAATATGCTGACTTGATTCGTCACGACATTGAGAGTATGTCATTACAACATAACTCTCTGTATAATCTCGTTGCAACATTGAGAGGACGTCATCTCGACATGATAGACTGTTTCCTAGGATCCAATTTAATACGTGTTGGAATCACCTGAAATAACACTTAAACGTTTAATTACAACACATTCAAAAACATACCAAGTATATTCAAACCAAAATATGCCAAAATGGTACTTCAAGTGAACACTAATAAACCAAATTCCAAAACCGACCATTTATGATGCAAAATCGGCTTAAACCTTAGGTGCATGTCATATAATAAGCAAAAGAGAACTTTACAAACATTGCTAAGTCGAGGATCTCCGACTAGATGTTGGATTTACTTCTCAAAATCTTAGGATTTACCTAAACTTGTGCATAGAGAAAACAAACAGTAGTTGAGCAATAaactcaatggtatttccatGATTCAAGCCAATACAAAACAAGTTTAAAACCATTGCACATAATCAAACCTGGTGAAATTTATAATCAAGTCTCATATAGTTTCATGCCAAATACTTTCATTACCATTAACATGCATATGATCTTTACATTCCAATTCACTAATGTGTACCCAAGCTTACCATTTCTCATTCATTTCATAATAACTTAATCAATTCATATTATCATGTATAGGCACATATATTTATTCAACCATTTCTGAGCCTATTGACTCATTATTTCTCAATCGGTCCCCAGGGCTCgttttcagctcatttcatttcatatattaTATAGTCGCATCATGTTTTTAAAACCTTAGTTGCTCGACAACAATGATTTTCACAATTTGATTATTTTGTCACCCTAAACTGCCCGAAAACAATGAATTTATATGTACAGGTTACCACCCCAGGTTGTCCGAAAACGATGGTTTCCAATCAATAACCTGactctatggcatgccaattatatctagTCTAGTCCAAACAACTAATAAGGTAACCGGTTTCCAATTTAGTTATATATTCCAATTCATGATTCATCATTTTCAATTCATCGATATTTCATCATTTCAACTCATCATAACACGTTTCAACACAATTTATACCAATTATCATGTATTGATTAATCATACTATTTTTTTATTgtattcaatttcaatttcaatcttAGCAATCCAATTCAAATGACCATTCTCGACTCACCTCAATgccataaaatgaaaaataacatgaatatacaataattaaattgatcttgaatcatagaaatacaaatcaAAAGCTTGTGTCACTCATCGTTGACTCTCGCCTTTCCTTTCTCTCTCGATGACTCGGTATCGTCTTTAGCTACATACAATCACAAAACATACACATTTTCAATTTTTCATCCAATTTACATTcaattaaaaagataaatatatttttaaatttattcaatttagtccctaaactcgagACAAGCATAACTTTCAATCTTAGGTTTCAGACTAAAATTCgatttcacatatatttattagggaccttttactttctattctatttaaattttataaaaaattttattttattcaatttggtccctaatgtacaAAACTTataattaagctttacaatttagtctttttcataATATAAGCTTAATTTCTAACAATTTCACACCTAATTCATTCAATTCTCAACAATGAAAACTTTAAAAAACTTTAACgattttacaaattggtatatGAGTAGCTAAATGAAACTCTCAtgattcaattttcataaaaatgaaaaaaacaaTTACCAAGGACTTCCATAAAATTGAATGGTCGAATGTATGAAAACCTCAagctttctcctttcttttttttttttctttggtttGGACGGTTGATGAAGATGATAAAATCTTTATCTTTCTTTCCACTTTGTTTAATATATATACCTTAATTAACATagtttaaatcttaattaattaagttagttGGCTTTAaccatatttattttattcttaactAATCTTAGTGGAAAACATCATCAATCTCCACTATCTCATAATTATAATTTGGTCTATTAACTCTTTTAGTCCTTGGGATAATTGCTAATTAAGTTTTTAAGTCTTttcctaattaaattaaaagtcTATAGcgataaacttttacaatttagtgtcTAAGCTttaattaaccaaaatttcagTTAAATTAATTTCAATTCATCTATTCGCTAACTTCATAAATATCCCTTTCTCCGTTTGGAAGCCAGGAAAATATTTTCCGAAAAATATTTTCCTGATTTTACAGTGTTTGGAAGCATGAAAATTTTCCAAGAGACGGGTAAAATCTCAGTCATTTTAGGGAAAATGTCTTATCGATTTTTtttctgtaagacattttccatcTCCTTCTTCGTCCAGG
This window of the Gossypium arboreum isolate Shixiya-1 chromosome 12, ASM2569848v2, whole genome shotgun sequence genome carries:
- the LOC108478431 gene encoding probable pectate lyase 5 yields the protein MPIPFSLILLIMLPLLQAPTSIFSSPLQHPEHIVQQVNESIMNGTIARRNLGFLSCGTGNPIDDCWRCDPQWEKNRQRLADCAIGFGKHAIGGKHGKIYVVTDPSDRDPINPKPGTLRHAAIQVQPLWIVFAHDMVIKLKQELLMNSFKTIDGRGANVHIAGGPCITIQYVSNVIIHGISIHDCKRGGNAYVRDSPSHYGWRTISDGDAVSIFGGSHVWVDHCSLSNCTDGLVDAIQGSTAITISNNYMTHHNKVMLLGHSDSYKQDKNMQVTIAFNHFGERLVQRMPRCRHGYFHVVNNDYTHWEMYAIGGSADPTINSQGNRFVAPDNVNSKEVTKHEDAPQSKWKEWNWRSEGDLMLNGAFFTASGKGTSSSYAKASSLGARPSSLVNSLTAGAGALVCKKGSRC